The following DNA comes from Bos indicus x Bos taurus breed Angus x Brahman F1 hybrid chromosome 5, Bos_hybrid_MaternalHap_v2.0, whole genome shotgun sequence.
GCATGAATGAGTAAAACTAGCATCTAGAGGAAACTAAAGTTGTGGATAATGGATTACAAATGAGTCCTGCATTATCACTGAGAGCATTCAAATCCCCTTTCTCATAAGGAAAAGtacttctcccttctctctggtGATAGACATGCCTCTTCCACAGTTGCCAGCTTTTTCTTCTACCGGTGCTTCCCATGTCGATTAAAGCGTTTGTAGAGAAAGCTGATGCGTTTGTTCAGGTTGTGCAGGTCATCAATGAACATCCGATTTCCTACCATTCTCTTCTTTCGAATACAACGCTGCAGCTCATTCCCCTTCCAGCCTCGAAGCCACACGGGGCCCTTGATCAATTCTTTGGGGTGCTTTTCAAAGTTTCCTGTGTAATGTGACAGAAGGCATTAGTCCCAGTCGGAGAGAACCCAACCTCCACCAGCTAAGCCCTCACCAACAGCTGCATTTCCCCCAGCAGCACCTACAGACATGACAGTCAGGCTACAGTATAAAGAGCACAGATTCTGGAGCAAGACTGCTTGGGGTACAAATTCTGGCACTGCCACGTATTAGCTTTGTAAAAACTACCTAACCTCCCTGTGCCTGAAGTTCCTCACCTGCAAAGGAGATaggttatgaggattaaatgtgttaaatgcatgcaggggacacagaagagTGCCAGGTAAACTGCCAGATAAGTGTTCTTACTATTCAACAAGGTACCATTCCCACACAGGTGAAAAAACAGTCGTTACAGCGTAACTGCCATTCTGAAATTCTGCACCATGGAGTCAAGTCTTACCCAGGATCCCGATATTGTCATATACCCCGAACATCGCCCTCTTCTGGTTCCAACGATCAATCACTTTGGGGGGCGGGAGGGTGACCCTTACATGGAACAATCTGGGAACACCTATggatgggaaagaaagagaatgaatctGAGCCGCTTACGAGAAGCAGCTCTCGGGGTGTCCTACATCAGCCACTTACCCAGAAAGAAACTTCTGCAGGCCAGCGGCACCAGGCCCCATAAGCGCCTGCCTGCCACCCAAGAGAGGCTCCCTGCCATTGCTCTCGTCTCTCCCCTGCAAGACTGCACGAGCACTAGAGGGAGGGTTAGACGTGACCTTCCAGGAGATAACAGAACCTTCTCCGCTGGGGTCACGCGGGTACTAACTTCATGCAGCCATCTTGGATTTTACCCAGGTAGCTCTGGGCTCAAGGCCCGCCCCAACCCCACCTTTCCCAACCACAAGCCCCGCCCCGCCGCTTCCGTTCTGACCGCCGGAAGTTTTTAATGCGCTAGAAGAGCAGAAGGTGTCGTCTGCTTTAGGGAGTCCCAAAATGAACTTCAAGCAAGAAAATTCACCCGTTCTTATTTCCTTGGGCGTCCCTCAACTGAGGGAGATGAAGGTCCAGAACCTGGAGCCCAGAGCTTCCTTTTTCCGTGCCCCACAGCAGTTTTGCGCTATAGCTGTTTTTATTCCCCCTATTTGACCGGGGAGGAAATCTGAGGCTGACGGAGTAAAGTGAACTTCTGGACGTCACATAGCAGACGAGATGGCGGAAGCTGGACTAGAGCCTAAGCCTTCTAACTGTCGGCTTCTGTCCTCGGGGGTGACTGAATGGGTCACTGTCCCAGGGGCACGGCCACTGCTCAGCTAGGAACTCGACTCCTCCAGCAGGCACCGCGGAAAAAGAGGACTTTGTAGGGAAGAAGGCGGGCGCGAGTGCGgcgtgggtgggggagggagctgGAATCTAAGTCCCGCCCTCCTTGGGCAGTCGGCTCCTGCGCTCTGATTGGTCGGTCTCTGCAGCGAGCGTCGCGATTGGGTCCCTTGCGGCCGTTGAGATTTGAACTCCACTTTTGTGGCTTTGCCCGCGCCGCGCGGGGCTAGGTGACGGGTGTTTTCCTCTGCCTGGCGTGTATTGCCCAGTTTCTCTCCCCGCGGGAGTGCTGCCTCGCATATTGGTGCATATTGTGCCCTccgtggggtttttttgtttttgtttttaattccagcCCCACGACGCGAGTTGGAGGAACGGCGGGTGAAGCTCTCTTGTAAGGTGTGGTGTTCTGGGGGAGCGGGGAAGAGAGGCCGGGAAAATCTGGCATCCGGCAGTGAAATGCGGTATTAAGCTGTAGTAGATGTGTTCTTGTAGTACAACGTGGTGGAAACAGTCAGATCCGCAGTGGAATTTGAGCAAATCGCTTAACGTTCCTtagtttcaatttcctcatctgtaaatggagcCAAATTACTATGGACTCCATAAAATGGGCATTTTGGAGACTTAGATCAGGTATGACGTTCGCGTAGCCTAATAgaacctggcacagagtaaacagTAAATATTAATGATATGTCATTCTGGAGACAGGAAACCCATCAGCTCACACTGGGTCACTCTGGTCTTAGATGAGACCTCTCTATATACTTAAGTTTtctcataaaaacagaaataagagtgCTAACTTAATGCATTGATATGCCACTTtacagttctttaaatattttaatattccttGACTCCTTGTTTCCTGAGAGCAACTTTGTAATCAGAGATCAGtaatcctgttttacagatgaggcccAGGGGGTTAAGTGATGTGACCAAGTGTCAGAGTCACAATTAGAGTTCAGTTCTAGTCCAGGGTTAATCACATCCTTTAAGATAATGTTATTAGCTTGATGCAAAACTAAAAAGCATGTATATTCAAGGAGAAGAGTAAAAGAAGCAGAttaaaaagacagcctttagatgTAGACCCTGACTTATTTGCTGTTTGGCTTCCAGCCCTGTGAGCCATTGGGAGAAAGATGTCTCCCCAGGTATGGGAATTCCATCTGCCCTTATCCCCAGAGGAGTTGTTGAAAAGTGGAGGGGTGAATCAGTATGTCGTGCAAGAGGTACTGTCCATCAGACATCTTCCATCGTACCTTAAAGGTAAGACTCCATAGCTGCCACTGTGACTAGCCCTTCAGAACAACTGCCGGCATCTGATTCTATTGTCTGTCTGTTCCACTACACCACTAAGCTCCATGGGGGTGAGGGACATGTCTTTTCTGttactttctgttttctgtgtaGTGTTGTGTTAAATGAAGAATATATTCATTAACCACTTTCTCTAAGGTACACAATAAACAGTTCTGGTGTATATGATTAGTCTTTGGGGAGAATTTAATTTTTGATGTTTACCTCTTACCATATGCCAGAATAGAGTCGTGGTGGTTTTAAGAATTATAGGAGAAGATGTCTTCTAAAATGTCTGAGACTTGACCTGACCTGTTTCAGGTAATAGTTTTTTAGAGTCTAGATCACATTTCCAGGAATGTCCAATGATGGAAAAAAGCATATGTGCACAGTAGCAATACTGTACAATATATGTATCGTTCAGTTACACACTGAAACCTATAGATGACCGCAGACAATTCCTGCAATTATCAACAAGACTCCATGCATAATGTCACTGTACTGCTTGGAAGTGTCTTGTATCAGTTAGATTGCTTTGGAGAGTTACAGAGAGTAGAGATTAAGTCTGTTATTGCCCACAGCAAGTAGGGTTCATTCATTATCAAGCAGCTTGATGATATAACTGCAGCTTGTCTCTTCTTGGCCTCCCCGTTACTGTTACCAGATCACGGCTCCTTGTTCTGATGAGCAGAGGTAGGGAAAGGgatttttctatcttttataACAATTGCATTGCTTTTGGCATTTAGAACCCTAAATATAAGTTCTTTAAATAATTCATGATCAGATCATTTAATTTATTCAAGCATTTACTGGTGATAATGCTGTTTGCCAGTAAGTGTTCTCTTCAACTGGGGATACAGTAGTAAACAGACAAGATGACAAAATTGTTTCTCTCACAGCTTTCAACaagtaataaataaattgtaaatgCCAAggagaagaatttttaaatatagaaaaagaatacaGTGTGCATTATAGATTGGCATTTTATGTTGGATGATCAGAAAAGACTTGCTGATAGGAGACATTTAAGCAGAGACCTTACAAGTGAGGGCATTAACTATGCAGATTCCAAAGGAAGGGCAGACAGGAAAAGTCAGTCCTGAGGTGGAAAAATGACAGTGTGATTGGAGGGGAATATGCTAGGAAAAAAGAGGTCAGGTGGAAAGTAATACAGATCATTCTAGAGTCTTGAACCTCAAAATGTGGTCTTCAGGAGCATTAGTATCATTAGTTAGGAGCTTATCATGATTTAcgagcttattagaaatgcaggaaaaaaaccCATCCCCAAACTGCTGAATCAGAAAATCCATTTCTTAAGAAGATCCTCAGATGgacatttggtggctcagacattaggaatctgcctgcaatgcaagagacccaggttcaatccctaggtcaagaagattgccctggagaaaagaatggctacccactccaatattcttgcctggagaattccatggacagaggagcctggtggactgcagtccatagcgtcacaaagagtgtCTACTATGTTGAGCAGAGACTGTAAGGGGCAAGGGAAGAAGCAGGGGCTAATTCAAAGGCTAATGAAATAATACCAGGGAGCTTGCTTGGGGTGATGGCAGCAGAGGTGATCATAAAAGGTTAGATTCTGAGTAAATTTTGAAAGTAGAGTCAACAGGATTGTTGATGGACTGGATTAGATTTACAgggttagaaaaagaagaatcaaggATGATTATAAGGCTGTTTGACTTGAGCACCTAGAAGAATGGAGTTGTCATCTACTGAGGTGGGGCAGTGTAGGAAAGGAGAAGGTTTAGACTGTTGGTTATATGATTATGGAGTTGAGGGGAGAGGTGCCAACTAATGATACATATTTGGGATTTAACATTTAACATATAGAGGGTGTTTAAAGCCATGAGATTCAGTTGaagaagaaaagcattttcaGACATAAGACCTAAGACAGTCCAACATTTGAAGGCTGGAAAGATGAGAAGGaactaataaaagaaatgaagggcCAGTCACTGAGGCAGAAAGTGAGCAAAGATGCTAAATGGAAGCTAAATTAAGAGACGTttgaaaagggaaaggagaaatcaGCTGCACATTTAATCCTGGACTTAGCAACGTGGCACTTGCTGGTAACCTTGATGAACACTATTTCAGAATGGTAGGCTCAAAAGCCTGATTGGAATACATTTGTGAGAAAGTGGGATGAGAGAGGTAATTAGAGATGGTAGGTTTAGATAAGCCTTtctgtttgtgggtttttttttttttttttttgctttaaggtGTAGCAGAGAAATAGGGTGTAGCTAGAGGGGCAAACAGAGTCAAGGGAggatttagtatttttttttttcaagatgagCAACATTACATGTGTTTATGCTGAATGTGGGGCCTCctatgtggtgctagtggtaaagaaccaacctgcctaCACAGGAGGTATAAGAGActtggcttccatccctgggccaaggaagatcccctggaggaggagatgacaacccactccaatattcttgcctgggaaatcgcatggacagagaagcccaacagggttcatggggttgcaaagagtcgaacatgactggagtgactgagcacacatgcgtgcCTGCCGAATGGGAATAATCCGAGAGGGGAGAGTTGATGAtgcaggagggagagggaagaaggattGTTGGAGAAGTATCCTTTAGGGGGTCAGAGAGTATGTGATGGGGGTGGGCGGGAGGAGATGGTTTTATTAGAGCAAGGACGGTTTATCCACGGCAGTGCAAGAGAAAGGAGAGCATGTGGACCAAGATGCAGATAGTGCCTGCTGATAAATACAGAGTTTGGCGCAGCTGGAGTCTCTCTTCtgtctgattctgttttgttatgGGTGGAGAAAAGGTGTGAAATAATGCCTAGAAGAAAGCAGATAGGCCTGGGAACTTGTAAAAGGCTTACTAAGGGCCTACTCGAAGTCCTGAGATGAGAATAGTTGGCATGGTTGTATGTTTTTTCAAGCCacgtttataattttaaaaaagcagaacagAGAATTGAATATGTGATATGACCTTGACAGTTGAAATAGTATGCATAGAAGATAAACTGAAAAAATTAGCCAGATGTTAGCagtgtttgtttctttctcattttcactttacTGTATTTTCGAGATTACAGAAGGAGGTTTGTAAGAATGGGAGATGGCTTACAAGTACTGAGTTAGATTGTGTGCCAAGTATTACCCTGACTGCTTCACATggattatctcacttaatcttgaccaaaaaattctgaaaagcccTATGAGATACGATCTGTTATTATTCCcaatttacaaaagaagaaactgagacttggtAAGCTAAGTAACTTAGTCTAGTAAATGTTCAAGCTGAATATAAATGTAAGCAGTGTGACTAGACTAGATCAGTGGGAGGTGTGAATGGAGAGAATCATTGAATGTAATAAAAAGTAGGTTAACAGGTAATCTTTGAAAGAATAGCTGTTAGATTCATCAATCTCAGAAACTAGGTTTCAGGGAATTGAGAAAGATTAGACAGATTTTAATGGGACATGAGAGCAAACTCAAATGAAAGGCATTGATTGTTTTtgtattgtttgttttaaagaagtgGGGGCCTGAGCATGTTGTCAGAGAGTGTTCCCTGGAAAGgatgaaatcagaggtgagagaaAGGAGATAAGACTTTGGCAAGGCAGTGAGAACAGCTTAGCGCTGGAACAGAAAATCTTTTCACTTGAGACTGAAACAAAGTGGGAAGGTGTTGGAGGAATGATTTGTTGACTGAGAGGCAGGATTACTTTGGGTCTCGTTCTTTGGGTAAAGTAGAAAACGGTCATCTACTGAAGGAAGAGAGGCAAAGGGTCAGAGAACGTATAAAGGGGAGGCTGTGCTGTGAGTATAGTGTACGGAGTCAGTAGGAGTTGGGGAAATAAAATAGTTTGTTAAACGTTGCAAAGGACCAGGTCATAGTTGGACAACATAACACTGTAATGTGATGAATCAGGTCAGCGAGCCAGCAGTGATAATGGAGTACAGGTTCAAGCTTTACTTTCCAGGCAGACCAACTTGGTGCCACAGAAAAGATTTTGACAGAAttctttccctccccacccacagaAAGAGCTAGATCTACAACTTGTTTCAAAAACTGACTCCATACAGGGGTAGCAAGGCTAccgggtttccccggtggctcagcagtgaagaatccttctgccagtgcaggagactcaggttcgatccttgggtggggaagactccctggagaaggaaatggcaacccattccagttttcttgcctgggaaatcccatgaacaggaaCCTtgcgcgctacagtccatggggttgcaaaagagtcggacacgattgagtaattaaacagcaacagcagcacttTCATTACacggggcagcagcagcagttgcagtTCCCGGACAGCCACATAATCACAAGGGTAGACAGCCTGTACACTTGAAGCCGTCCTCTACCCAGATAGCCATTCTGCTTTTCACTTTGAGGaagtatgctactgctgctgctaagtcgcttcagtcgtgtccgactctgtccgaccccatggatggcagcctaccaggctcccccgtccctgggatcctccaggcaagaacactggagtgggctgccatttccttccccaatgcatgaaagtgaaagcaaagtcgctcagtcgtctacaattcttagcgaccccatggactgcagcccaccaggctcctccgtccatgggattttccaggcaagagtactggagtagggtgccatcgccttctccattgagGAAGTATAGCATTCAATAAATTACAAGAAATATTCAccactttattataaaacaggCTTTGTACTAGGTGGTTTTTGCCCCCAACTGTAGGCTGTtataagtgttctgagcatgtttaaggtagACTAGGCTAAGCTGTAGTATTCAGTAGGTTAGGTAGTATTAGATTTTTGACTTAACAATGTTTTCAATTTATAGCAGATTATTCCAAATGTAGGCCCATGGTAAATCAAAGCAGGTCTATGGAGGCAAATGAACCTAAGTGTATTGCAAATGTTTGAACACACTAAAGGACTAGAGAACTAAGTAACTAGGAAAGCCAGCATTTTGACTGTGAGTTGTATATGAAAGAGCTTTACACAATTAGCGTCAGGTAggtagtaaattttttttaaaggggtgtGGGTTAGCAGTTCTGAAACTGTTACATGTGCATACTAGGATTAAGCAAGTACATAAATGAActtatgtttttaatatacaCTAGAGGtaaaaatggcaccccactccagtcctcttgcctggaaaaccccacggatggaggagcctggtgggctgcagtgcatggggtcgctaagagtcggacacgactgagcgacttcactttcactttcatgcattggagaaggaaatggcaacccactccagtgttcttggctagagaatcccagggatgggggagcctggtgggctgctgtctttggggtcgcacagagtcggacacgactgaagcaacttagcagcagcagaggtaaaaATAGATATAGGAGTATGTCCATTTATACCTACACACATGTATGTCCTGCATTTTGCAGTCTGGGTGGAAGGAGCTCCTAGTGGTCAAGTACGGGACTGTCTGAACGACAGAAGAAAAAGTAATAGGAATggattaaaacaataaaacactcATGAGCCCATTCTGACATACATAACTGAATACATAAATTATGTATCGAAGGGAAAGCTCATACTTACAGTGGCATTCCCATTAGTGACTATATAAAAGGAATGATAGAGATAGGCAAACCACCATTTAATAAAAGTAATCTTTGTGTCAGGTAAGAGTCATCCCTTGTTGCTTAAATTAGGGGCAGAATGTAGTGAGAAACAGTATGTCTGCATAGTTGCAAAGTATCTCCCTCCACAAGATACTTATTAGTTGCAAAGGGGAAAATAGTAACTTTGCAGTGGAGACACCTGGTGAACCCTACCGACTGATCAGTTAACATTGCCAGTAATAAGGCATCATGTCCTTCTGGGTATAATGGTTGAAGGACGCAGCCTCCCTTTCTCAGTGATCTAGCCAAAAGCACATGACCTCAACCTAATCATGAGAAACTAGCAGACAAACCCAGAGTGAGGAACATTCTATAGAATAACTGGCAAACAACACTTCAAGTGTCAAAGACAAAGATCAGAGGAAAGTAAGGAGGTGTGGTGGCTAAATGCAATGTGGTGTCCTAGGTTGACTCCTGGCCTGGGAAAAGGATAGAATTAGAACAGCTGGCAAAACTCAAGCTCTACAGGTTAGTCATTAGCGTGCAGTTACTGTTCAT
Coding sequences within:
- the MRPL51 gene encoding 39S ribosomal protein L51, mitochondrial; translated protein: MAGSLSWVAGRRLWGLVPLACRSFFLGVPRLFHVRVTLPPPKVIDRWNQKRAMFGVYDNIGILGNFEKHPKELIKGPVWLRGWKGNELQRCIRKKRMVGNRMFIDDLHNLNKRISFLYKRFNRHGKHR